In Myxococcota bacterium, the sequence CGCCTCATCGACGAGGCTTCGCGGCTCTTCCACGCGCGCAGCTACGAGAGCGTGGGCGTGCAGGAGCTGTGCGACGCCGCCGAGGTCAACAAGGGCAGCTTCTACCACTTCTTTCCGTCGAAGGAGGACCTGGCCGCGGCGGTGATCGACGCGCAGTGGGAGGCCACCCGCGAGG encodes:
- a CDS encoding helix-turn-helix domain-containing protein encodes the protein MGRTSDARERLIDEASRLFHARSYESVGVQELCDAAEVNKGSFYHFFPSKEDLAAAVIDAQWEATRE